The genomic stretch AACCACTTCACCCGCTTCGAACATTGTCTTAGGACGTGGAGACTCGCTCGCTTTCTCTAGACGGTTCAAGATAGCATCAGCTTCTTTATCAGTGATTGGTGCAGGACGATCAGAGGTACCACCAATGAAGCCCATAACACGCGGAATGCTGCGTACTAAGTGCCATGATTCATCATTCATGATCATTTGAACTAATACGTAGCCAGGGAAGAATTTACGTTCACTTTTACGACGTTGGCCTGCACGCATTTCCACTACTTCTTCAGTAGGTACTAGCACATCGCCAAATAGTTCTTCCATGTTGTGCATTTTAATATGCTCGCGTAGCGACTGTGCAACACGACCTTCAAAGCCAGAAAAGGCTTGAACTACATACCAACGTTTTTTTGGAGCTTCACTCATGAATCAGAACCCTCTACACCCCAGTTGCTAGAGAAACTAGACGGACCATAATGCCGTCAATTCCCCAAAGCACTAGAGACATAACAATACATACAGCTAAAACGATCAATGTAGTTTGCATAGTTTCTTGGCGAGTAGGCCAAACAACTTTACGAATCTCCATACGAGATTCTTTTGCAAAATCGATCGCAGCTTTACCTTTAGTTGTTGTTGCTGCAACGCCTAGTGCGGCAGCAATCAGCACAACTACACCTGCAGCGCGAATTACAACAGACAATTCACCATACAGGTAATTACCCACAACAGCAGCAGCCAACAGAACAAAAGCGACAATCCACTTCATTGTATCTGCTGCACTTGAGCTATCAGGAGTTTCAGCGTTTGCTTTCATAAAACCAACCTGTGATAAGTCTTAAATATAGACGACAATAACCCCGCTGTTGCAGGGCACATTCCTTTGCGTTGCAAAACAACACATCTAACAGTCATTTTAGTCAAAAAGACCGTTTAATTCTTTGCTAAGAGCCGAAATTGATGTCAAATCGCTCAACTCTTTTTTCAGCGCAGAAAAAGGGCATCAAATGATGCCCTTTTTACTAGTGGTTCGTCAAATCTTATGCAAAGATTTTAGCTACAACACCAGCACCAACTGTACGGCCACCTTCGCGGATTGCGAAACGTAGACCTTCGTCCATTGCGATTGGAGCGATTAGCTCAACAGTCATTTGAACGTTGTCACCTGGCATTACCATTTCTACGCCTTCTGGTAGAGTGATGTCGCCTGTTACGTCAGTTGTACGGAAGTAGAACTGTGGACGGTAACCTTTGAAGAAAGGAGTGTGACGGCCGCCTTCGTCTTTAGAAAGTACGTATACTTCAGACTCAAACTTAGTGTGTGGGTTGATAGAACCTTTCGCAGAAAGTACTTGACCACGTTCAACGTCATCACGCTTAGTACCACGTAGAAGTGCACCAACGTTCTCACCTGCACGACCTTCGTCAAGCAGTTTACGGAACATTTCAACACCAGTACAAGTAGTAAGAGTAGTCTCTTTAATACCAACGATTTCTACTTCGTCACCTACACGTAGGATACCACGCTCGATACGACCAGTTACAACAGTACCACGACCTTGAATTGAGAATACGTCTTCAATTGGTAGTAGGAACGGTTGGTCTACTGCACGCTCTGGCTCAGGGATGTAAGAATCTAGTGCTTCTGCAAGCTCAACGATCTTGTCTTCCCACTGCTTCTCGCCGTTTAGTGCGCCAAGTGCAGAACCTTGGATAACTGGAAGGTCATCACCTGGGAAGTCGTACTCAGAAAGAAGTTCACGAACTTCCATTTCTACTAGCTCAAGTAGTTCTTCGTCATCAACCATGTCACATTTGTTCATGAATACGATGATGTAAGGGATACCAACTTGACGACCAAGTAGGATGTGCTCACGAGTTTGAGGCATAGGGCCGTCAGTCGCAGCAACAACTAGGATACCGCCGTCCATTTGTGCAGCACCAGTGATCATGTTTTTAACATAATCCGCGTGTCCTGGACAGTCTACGTGTGCGTAGTGACGTGCTGGAGTATCGTACTCAACGTGAGAAGTTGCGATTGTGATACCGCGCTCGCGCTCTTCTGGAGCGTTATCGATAGATGCGAAATCTTTAGCAACACCGCCGTACACTTTTGCAAGTGTAGTACAGATAGCAGCAGTTAGAGTTGTTTTACCGTGGTCAACGTGGCCGATAGTACCAACGTTTACGTGCGGTTTCGTACGTTCAAATTTTTC from Vibrio pomeroyi encodes the following:
- the nusG gene encoding transcription termination/antitermination protein NusG is translated as MSEAPKKRWYVVQAFSGFEGRVAQSLREHIKMHNMEELFGDVLVPTEEVVEMRAGQRRKSERKFFPGYVLVQMIMNDESWHLVRSIPRVMGFIGGTSDRPAPITDKEADAILNRLEKASESPRPKTMFEAGEVVRVNDGPFADFNGTVEEVDYEKSRIKVSVSIFGRATPVELEFGQVEKLD
- the secE gene encoding preprotein translocase subunit SecE yields the protein MKANAETPDSSSAADTMKWIVAFVLLAAAVVGNYLYGELSVVIRAAGVVVLIAAALGVAATTTKGKAAIDFAKESRMEIRKVVWPTRQETMQTTLIVLAVCIVMSLVLWGIDGIMVRLVSLATGV
- the tuf gene encoding elongation factor Tu; this encodes MSKEKFERTKPHVNVGTIGHVDHGKTTLTAAICTTLAKVYGGVAKDFASIDNAPEERERGITIATSHVEYDTPARHYAHVDCPGHADYVKNMITGAAQMDGGILVVAATDGPMPQTREHILLGRQVGIPYIIVFMNKCDMVDDEELLELVEMEVRELLSEYDFPGDDLPVIQGSALGALNGEKQWEDKIVELAEALDSYIPEPERAVDQPFLLPIEDVFSIQGRGTVVTGRIERGILRVGDEVEIVGIKETTLTTCTGVEMFRKLLDEGRAGENVGALLRGTKRDDVERGQVLSAKGSINPHTKFESEVYVLSKDEGGRHTPFFKGYRPQFYFRTTDVTGDITLPEGVEMVMPGDNVQMTVELIAPIAMDEGLRFAIREGGRTVGAGVVAKIFA